Genomic window (Gemmatimonadaceae bacterium):
GGGCGAGGTCGTCTTCGACCCGGCCTATGAGGGGAATCCCCTCGTCAACGCGATGTGCGTCGGCCTCCTGCGCGAAGACGAGTTGATTCGCGCCAAGGCCGAGGGAGTCGGCAACCCGATCATCGCCGTCGGTGCGCGCACCGGGCGCGATGGAATCCATGGCGCCTCGTTCGCGTCGGAAGACCTCACCGAGGCCAGCGAGGCCAAGCGCCCGCGCGTGCAGGTGGGCGATCCCTTCACCGAGAAGCTCCTCCTCGAGGCCTCGCTCGAACTGATCAAGAGCGGGCACATCGTCGCGATCCAGGACATGGGGGCGGCCGGGCTCACCAGCTCCTCCGCCGAGATGGCGGCGCGCGGCGACGTCGGCGTCACCATCGACACCAGCAGGGTCCCGGTGCGCGAAACGCACATGACGCCGTACGAGATCCTCCTCTCCGAATCGCAGGAGCGCATGCTCGTCGTGGCGAAGAAGGGGCACGAGCAGCACGTCAAGGCGATCCTCGAGAAGTGGGACCTGACCGCGGAAGTCATCGGTGAGGTGATCAGCGAGCCGGTGTATCGCGTGACCGAGGGCGAGCATGTCGTCGCCGAGTTTCCCGGGTCGAAGCTGGTGACCGAGTGCCCGGTGTACTACCCGGATTCGCGCGAGAGCGACGCCATCGTGGCGCTACGTTCACGCGATCCCAACGCCGTCACCCCACGCCCGGAGGAAGCGGACGCGGCGTGGACGCTGGTGCAGCTCCTCACGAGCCCAACGATCGCCAGCAAGACGTGGGTCTATCGCCAGTACGACTCCACGGTACGCGCCAGCACGGTGGTCGGCCCCGGTGCGTCCGACGCGGCGGTGGTCCGGCTCCCCGGCACCAACAAGGCGATTGCCGTCAAGACCGACTGCAACGGGCGTTATGTCTACCTCGAGCCGCGCACCGGCGGGCGCGCCGCGGTGGCGGAGGCGGCGCGCAACGTGGCGTGCACCGGCGCCCGCCCGATGGCCATCACCAACTGCCTCAACTTCGGGAATCCCCGCAAGCCCGAGGTGTTCTTCCAGTTCAAGGAAGCCGTCGGCGGCATGGGCGACGCCTGCACCGCGTTAGGCACGCCGGTCACCGGCGGCAACGTCTCGTTCTACAACGAGAGCCCCATCTCGGCCGTCTTCCCGACGCCCACCGTCGGCATGGTGGGACTCATCGAGAACCTCGACTGGGTCACGCGCAGCGCCTTCGTCGGTGAGGGTGACACCATCGTCCTGCTGGGCAACTGCACGGATGAGTTGGGCGCCAGCGAATACCTCTCGCGCATCCACGGGCTCACGATCGGCACTCCGCCGCAGCTTGACCTGGCCGGCGAGAAGCGACTCATCGACGCGCTCCTCGAGGCCATCCGCA
Coding sequences:
- the purL gene encoding phosphoribosylformylglycinamidine synthase subunit PurL — encoded protein: MSATPRAGDPAITPALVAEHGLTPDEYERLVRLLGRTPTFTELGVVSALWNEHCSYKHSKPVLRTLPTQAPWVLQGPGENAGVIAVGDGLAVAFKIESHNHPSAVEPYQGAATGVGGILRDVFTMGARPIAMLNSLRFGSLDSARVRWLFAGVVKGVGDYGNCVGVPTVAGEVVFDPAYEGNPLVNAMCVGLLREDELIRAKAEGVGNPIIAVGARTGRDGIHGASFASEDLTEASEAKRPRVQVGDPFTEKLLLEASLELIKSGHIVAIQDMGAAGLTSSSAEMAARGDVGVTIDTSRVPVRETHMTPYEILLSESQERMLVVAKKGHEQHVKAILEKWDLTAEVIGEVISEPVYRVTEGEHVVAEFPGSKLVTECPVYYPDSRESDAIVALRSRDPNAVTPRPEEADAAWTLVQLLTSPTIASKTWVYRQYDSTVRASTVVGPGASDAAVVRLPGTNKAIAVKTDCNGRYVYLEPRTGGRAAVAEAARNVACTGARPMAITNCLNFGNPRKPEVFFQFKEAVGGMGDACTALGTPVTGGNVSFYNESPISAVFPTPTVGMVGLIENLDWVTRSAFVGEGDTIVLLGNCTDELGASEYLSRIHGLTIGTPPQLDLAGEKRLIDALLEAIRSGAVASAHDCSDGGLAVALAECAMMERDAAIGVDVDLTVWGQLRSRALLFGEAHGRVIVSTSSPEAVLAIAQRHDVPSRVIGRVGTRNGAFRIRYSDGAIDVPVAALADAYHDAIPRIMTRVASATADSQEG